GAGGGCGCGTAGTCGAGCAGGCGGTCGTTCGGGACCACGATCACGGTGTCGGAGACGGCGCGCAGGCGTTCGAGGCCCGCGTCGGCGTTGGCCCGCCGGCGCTCACCCTCCGCGGTGAAGGGAATCGTCACGATGGCGATGGTCAGCGCGCCGGCCTCCTGTGCGGCCTGGGCGACGACCGGGGCCGCGCCGGTGCCGGTCCCGCCGCCGAGGCCGGCGGTGACGAACACCATGTCCGAGCCGTCGATGGACTGCTGGATGTCCTCGATGTTCTCCTGGGCGGCCTCCTCGCCGATCTTCGGGACCGACCCCGCGCCGCGGCCGCCGGTGCGTTTCTTGCCGATCAGAATCTTGGTGTCGGCCTTCACCTCGTCGGCGAGGTGCTGGGCGTCCGTGTTGGCCGCCACGAGCTTCGCGCCGTGGATGCCCTCCTCCATCATCCGGGTGACCGTGTTCCCGCCCGCGCCGCCACAGCCGACCACGGTGATCTTCGTCTCGAGGTCCTTGACGACGCTCGCCAGTTCCTCGTCGCTCATCTGTCCCGACGTGGACACGTCCTCCGTGGCCGTCGTCCCGCCAGTCTCGGTCTCTTCTGGTGCCTGTGCCGGCTCCTCGTCGCTTTCCTCCATGGCGTCGTTAATAATGGAGTCCATATTTAAAGGGGAAATTGCAGAGCAGGATTAATTATCTTTCCCCTACTGTCAGACTACCGTCATACATTGAGTGCCCGAAGTTAAGGGGAAATTAAACTACAGGGGGAACCGGTCTTCCCGTTCCGACCGGACCTGCTCGGGTGGAATCGTCCGGCCGTTCACCTCGACGGGTTCGCCCGCGGACAGGCGACCGAACTTCGGTCCTTCGGAGACGCCGAGGGTCTTCGCCTTCTCCGGGTCGAACGCCTCTTGCCGGGCGACGACGGCGTCCTCGCGGCGCTCGACCGCGTCGTACTCGACCCGGAGTAGGTCCACGATACCGTCGATAATCGCCGTATAATCTCCACGGGAAGCGACGGCCGCGCGGCCCGCGACCCGGTTCCC
This Halorientalis sp. IM1011 DNA region includes the following protein-coding sequences:
- the ftsZ gene encoding cell division protein FtsZ produces the protein MDSIINDAMEESDEEPAQAPEETETGGTTATEDVSTSGQMSDEELASVVKDLETKITVVGCGGAGGNTVTRMMEEGIHGAKLVAANTDAQHLADEVKADTKILIGKKRTGGRGAGSVPKIGEEAAQENIEDIQQSIDGSDMVFVTAGLGGGTGTGAAPVVAQAAQEAGALTIAIVTIPFTAEGERRRANADAGLERLRAVSDTVIVVPNDRLLDYAPSMPLQDAFKICDRVLMRSVKGMTELITKPGLVNVDFADVRTIMENGGVAMIGLGESDSENKAQDSIRSALRSPLLDVEFDGANSALVNVVGGPDMSIEEAEGVVEEIYDRIDPDARIIWGASVNQDFEGKMETMIVVTGVESPQIYGKNETEVEQAAENLGDDIDYVE